The following proteins come from a genomic window of Corallococcus sp. NCRR:
- a CDS encoding ATP-binding protein encodes MDVREWRVRVLGLAQLCGPDGQRVRLERRSAALLAWLALQGPSPKFALASLLWPDSPPTTVRGNLRQLLRRLRVATGEASLVEGDTDRLALVSPSSVDAACLKAAAEARAHVEALACVDAEGGTLLAGFDFDDCPELARWLDGARAGIEGWVREAREAHIAQLTAAGDWTAALGLAQAWARQEPESEQAGRHLIRLHYLQGDRGAALAAFEHLRDVLDRELGVTPMPETFALVREVEQAPPRSRAAPGSRPSLPLSVLRPPVLVGRDAAWRQLEAGWEAGQMLFISGEPGSGKTRLAEEFAATQGRWGRIEARAGDRDVPFASQARAFRTQLRRWPDVKLPDWVRTELSRILPELGDARLLPPLASEAGTLRFYDAIVAALQLLHEHEDISVADDVQYWDAASARAFIFALSRLADTVPPGARSLRFIDCYRRGELSPETRTLVAGLVEAGLARIVEVDALTDEDVKRMVAGMGLPGAEAHVEALARYTGGNPLYVVETLKHLLETDSLQREWPQRLPPPGRVGPLIQRRLEGLSPLALQCARLAALAGAFFRTPLVAGGLQVKPAEAHEALTELEAAQVLMGERFSHDLVMEAVLAGMGPGEERVLHARLATVFEEDGAPSILLAHHWLGAGRTERALPHLLASARSDEQVLPPELAAEHYARAASLMLSLGQHEDAVQARAAEARCRLQATPAGVLTPGPAAGPGARGRRG; translated from the coding sequence GTGGATGTCAGGGAATGGCGGGTGCGGGTCCTGGGGCTGGCGCAGCTGTGCGGCCCCGATGGTCAACGGGTGCGGCTGGAGCGGCGCAGCGCGGCGCTGCTGGCGTGGCTGGCATTGCAGGGGCCCTCGCCCAAGTTCGCGCTCGCGTCCCTCCTGTGGCCGGACTCGCCGCCCACGACCGTGCGCGGCAACCTGCGGCAGTTGCTGCGCCGCCTGCGGGTCGCCACGGGGGAGGCGTCCCTGGTGGAGGGCGACACCGACCGGTTGGCTTTGGTCTCGCCGTCATCCGTGGACGCCGCGTGCCTCAAGGCCGCCGCGGAGGCCCGTGCCCACGTGGAGGCCCTGGCGTGTGTCGACGCCGAAGGCGGCACGTTGCTGGCCGGCTTCGACTTCGATGATTGTCCGGAGCTCGCGCGCTGGCTGGACGGCGCCCGCGCGGGCATCGAGGGATGGGTGCGCGAGGCGCGCGAGGCCCACATCGCCCAGCTCACCGCCGCGGGGGACTGGACCGCCGCCCTGGGACTCGCGCAGGCGTGGGCGCGGCAGGAGCCCGAATCCGAGCAGGCCGGCCGCCACCTCATCCGGCTGCACTACCTGCAGGGGGACCGGGGCGCCGCGCTCGCGGCCTTCGAGCACCTGCGCGACGTGCTGGACCGGGAGCTGGGCGTCACCCCCATGCCGGAGACGTTCGCGCTGGTGCGGGAGGTGGAGCAGGCCCCGCCGCGTTCGCGCGCCGCTCCCGGTTCCCGGCCCTCGCTGCCCCTGTCCGTGCTGCGCCCTCCGGTGCTGGTGGGCCGGGACGCGGCGTGGCGGCAGTTGGAGGCTGGCTGGGAGGCGGGCCAGATGCTGTTCATCTCCGGGGAGCCCGGCAGCGGCAAGACGCGGCTGGCGGAGGAGTTCGCGGCCACGCAGGGCCGCTGGGGGCGTATCGAGGCCCGAGCGGGAGACCGGGACGTGCCGTTCGCCTCCCAGGCGCGCGCCTTCCGCACGCAGCTGCGGCGCTGGCCGGACGTGAAGCTGCCGGACTGGGTGCGCACCGAGCTGTCTCGCATCCTCCCCGAATTGGGGGATGCCCGGCTGTTGCCTCCGCTGGCCTCCGAGGCCGGCACGCTGCGCTTCTATGACGCCATCGTGGCGGCGCTCCAACTGCTCCACGAGCACGAGGACATCAGCGTCGCGGACGACGTGCAGTACTGGGACGCGGCCAGCGCCCGGGCCTTCATCTTCGCGCTCTCCCGGCTGGCCGACACCGTCCCGCCGGGCGCACGCAGCCTGCGCTTCATCGACTGCTATCGACGGGGGGAGCTGTCCCCCGAGACGCGGACGCTCGTGGCGGGGCTCGTCGAAGCGGGCCTGGCGCGCATCGTGGAGGTGGACGCCCTGACGGACGAGGACGTGAAGCGCATGGTGGCGGGCATGGGGCTGCCGGGCGCGGAGGCGCACGTGGAGGCCCTGGCCCGCTACACGGGCGGCAATCCCCTGTACGTGGTGGAGACGCTCAAGCACCTGCTGGAGACGGACTCGCTCCAGCGTGAGTGGCCCCAGCGGCTGCCACCTCCGGGGCGCGTGGGGCCGCTCATCCAGCGGCGTCTGGAGGGGCTGTCCCCGCTGGCGCTCCAGTGCGCGCGGCTCGCGGCGCTGGCGGGGGCCTTCTTCCGGACCCCGCTCGTGGCCGGGGGGCTCCAGGTGAAGCCAGCAGAGGCGCACGAGGCGCTCACGGAGCTGGAGGCGGCCCAGGTGCTGATGGGCGAGCGCTTCAGCCACGACCTGGTGATGGAGGCGGTCCTGGCCGGTATGGGGCCCGGCGAGGAGCGCGTGCTGCACGCCCGGCTCGCCACGGTGTTCGAGGAGGACGGCGCGCCCTCCATCCTGTTGGCGCACCACTGGCTCGGGGCCGGACGGACGGAGCGGGCACTGCCCCACCTGCTGGCGTCCGCGCGCTCCGACGAACAGGTCCTGCCGCCCGAACTGGCGGCGGAGCACTACGCGCGGGCCGCGTCCCTCATGCTGTCGCTGGGACAGCACGAGGACGCCGTGCAGGCGCGGGCCGCCGAGGCGCGCTGCCGGCTCCAGGCCACCCCGGCGGGCGTCCTCACCCCCGGGCCCGCGGCGGGCCCGGGTGCTCGAGGCCGCCGCGGCTGA
- a CDS encoding diiron oxygenase encodes MLNQTHEYQSCIQSSERVSWRLDELLPRDTVLDFSHRFLSDALTGTEAISFLSAEERLMLNHIRSNSYAHLFLFLEEYAVALAAQRASLELHGNGTHMRALLRFTEEELKHQQLFARFTGAFAKGFKVAPALLDNQVEVARAIMAKSNLGVLIFNLHMELMTQQHYQETVRGNKDETLDPLFCNLLKHHWLEEAQHTRLDFLEAQKILAQAPEALDAALTEYAELLQALRGTLNAQLALDLQTLEKAVGRTFTPAERQQLSESQERSYVWGFIGMGMKAPLFLSRLRALSPVAEQRVLELAPTYYCA; translated from the coding sequence ATGCTCAATCAAACCCATGAGTACCAGTCCTGTATCCAGAGTTCCGAACGGGTGTCCTGGCGTCTGGATGAGCTGTTGCCCAGGGACACCGTGCTCGACTTCAGCCACCGGTTCCTTTCGGACGCGCTGACCGGAACGGAAGCCATTTCCTTCCTGAGCGCGGAGGAGCGGCTGATGTTGAATCACATCCGCTCCAACAGCTACGCGCACCTGTTCCTGTTCCTGGAGGAGTACGCCGTCGCCCTGGCCGCCCAGCGCGCCAGCCTGGAGCTTCACGGGAACGGGACGCACATGCGGGCGCTGCTGCGCTTCACCGAGGAGGAGCTGAAGCACCAGCAGCTCTTCGCGCGCTTCACCGGCGCGTTCGCGAAGGGCTTCAAGGTCGCCCCCGCCCTGCTCGACAACCAGGTCGAGGTGGCCCGGGCCATCATGGCGAAGTCGAACCTGGGCGTGCTGATCTTCAACCTGCACATGGAGCTGATGACGCAGCAGCACTACCAGGAAACGGTTCGCGGAAACAAAGACGAGACGTTGGATCCGCTGTTCTGCAACCTGCTCAAGCACCACTGGCTGGAAGAGGCGCAGCACACCCGTCTGGACTTCCTGGAGGCCCAGAAGATCCTCGCGCAGGCGCCCGAAGCCCTGGACGCGGCCCTGACCGAGTACGCGGAGCTGCTCCAGGCGTTGCGCGGCACCCTGAACGCGCAGCTCGCGCTGGATCTCCAGACGCTGGAGAAGGCGGTGGGGCGCACGTTCACGCCCGCCGAACGCCAGCAATTGTCCGAGTCCCAGGAGCGTTCGTATGTCTGGGGTTTCATCGGGATGGGAATGAAGGCCCCCCTCTTCCTCTCCCGCCTGCGCGCGCTCTCACCCGTCGCGGAGCAGCGCGTGCTGGAGCTGGCCCCGACGTACTACTGCGCCTGA
- a CDS encoding LytR/AlgR family response regulator transcription factor, translating to MGLQDAVFESVPIRVGVVEGASETRRFVLPLLEADADVHVAAVHSEGSAAVEALRREPVDILFLDVDLEDLDGFQVLREAGSACAGAVVLMTAKEEHALRAFEAGALDCLLKPRVPQRFAQVLGRAKEHVRRGRIQQLVRQLAGLVRTLPEPSPVPRYLERLVIREVGRVTLLAVDDVDWMAAEDNYVQVHVGEHAHLLRQPMRELEARLDPERFVRIHRSTLVNLQRVQELRPLLHGEYQVILRDRTTLKLSRGYRERLGLLLAQG from the coding sequence ATGGGGCTTCAAGACGCGGTGTTCGAGTCCGTCCCCATCCGGGTGGGGGTGGTGGAAGGCGCATCCGAAACGCGGCGGTTCGTGCTGCCGCTGCTGGAGGCGGATGCCGACGTGCACGTCGCGGCGGTCCACTCCGAGGGAAGCGCCGCCGTGGAGGCCCTGCGGCGCGAGCCCGTGGACATCCTCTTCCTGGACGTGGACCTGGAGGACCTGGACGGCTTCCAGGTGCTGCGCGAGGCGGGGAGCGCGTGCGCGGGCGCCGTCGTCCTGATGACCGCGAAGGAGGAACACGCGCTGCGCGCCTTCGAGGCCGGCGCGCTGGACTGCCTCCTCAAGCCCCGGGTGCCACAGCGTTTCGCCCAGGTGCTGGGCCGGGCGAAGGAGCACGTGCGAAGGGGGCGCATCCAGCAGCTCGTGCGGCAATTGGCGGGCCTCGTGAGGACCCTGCCCGAACCCTCCCCTGTCCCGCGCTACCTGGAGCGTCTGGTCATCCGCGAGGTGGGACGGGTGACGCTGCTCGCCGTGGACGACGTGGACTGGATGGCGGCGGAGGACAACTACGTCCAGGTGCACGTGGGCGAGCACGCCCACCTCTTGCGTCAACCCATGCGGGAGCTGGAGGCCCGGTTGGATCCAGAGCGCTTCGTGCGCATCCACCGCTCCACGCTCGTCAACCTCCAGCGGGTCCAGGAGCTGCGCCCGCTGCTCCATGGCGAATACCAGGTCATCCTGCGCGACCGCACCACGCTGAAGCTCAGCCGCGGCTACCGCGAGCGGCTGGGTCTGCTGTTGGCCCAGGGGTGA
- a CDS encoding 3-hydroxyacyl-CoA dehydrogenase NAD-binding domain-containing protein — protein MSEQNTLRWEQDADGIVVLTMDDPSQSANTMNAAYVKSMRAAVDRLVKEKDSITGVVITSAKKTFFAGGDLNDLRNVKKSEAKQVFDLGQEIKSQLRALETLGKPVVAAINGAALGGGLEIALACHHRILADVKGAQVGLPEVTLGLLPGGGGVVRTVRMLGITDALMKVLLQGQKYRPQEAKELGLVHEVVPSVEALLPAAKAWVKANPKAQQPWDQKGYKIPGGTPSHPAFAANLPAFPANLRKQLKGTNMPAPRAIMAVAVESTQVDVDTAFTIESRYFTELVVGQVAKNMIQAFFFDMQHINSGGGRPKGIPKHTAKKVGVLGAGMMGAGIAYVCAKAGIDVVLKDVSLAAAEKGKGYSVKLVEKAVSKGSVTKEKGDALLARITPAEDPAALAGCDLVIEAVFEDVKLKHKVFQEIQGVVAPDAVLGSNTSTLPITLLAEGVNRPPDFVGMHFFSPVDKMPLLELIAGKQTSDATLAKAIDIAVQIGKTPIVVNDSRGFFTSRVIGTFLNEAVAMVGEGIAPASIEQAGLQAGYPAAPLQLVDELTLTLPRKIRQETKAAVEAAGQPWVDHGSYAVMDAMIDQHGRKGRSTGGGFYDYADGKRTNLWPGLTQHYTKPGHTIPFEDMKERMLFAEAIDTVRCLDEGVLRSTADANVGSILGIGFPPWTGGVVQYINGYEGPSGTGPRGFVTRARQLAERYGKHFLPPASLVARAERGERLE, from the coding sequence ATGAGCGAACAGAACACCCTGCGCTGGGAACAGGACGCGGACGGCATCGTCGTCTTGACGATGGACGACCCCTCCCAGTCCGCCAACACCATGAACGCCGCCTACGTGAAGTCCATGCGCGCGGCGGTGGACCGGCTGGTGAAGGAGAAGGACTCCATCACCGGCGTGGTCATCACCTCCGCGAAGAAGACCTTCTTCGCGGGCGGCGATTTGAACGACCTGCGCAACGTGAAGAAGAGCGAGGCGAAGCAGGTCTTCGACCTGGGCCAGGAGATCAAGTCGCAGCTGCGCGCGCTGGAGACCCTGGGCAAGCCCGTGGTCGCGGCCATCAACGGCGCGGCGCTGGGCGGCGGGCTGGAGATCGCCCTCGCGTGCCATCACCGCATCCTCGCGGACGTGAAGGGCGCGCAGGTGGGCCTGCCGGAAGTGACGCTGGGCCTGTTGCCCGGCGGCGGCGGCGTGGTGCGCACCGTGCGCATGCTGGGCATCACGGACGCGCTGATGAAGGTGCTGCTCCAGGGCCAGAAATACCGCCCCCAGGAGGCCAAGGAGCTGGGGCTGGTGCATGAGGTGGTGCCCTCCGTGGAGGCGCTCCTGCCCGCGGCGAAGGCGTGGGTGAAGGCGAACCCGAAGGCGCAGCAGCCGTGGGACCAGAAGGGCTACAAGATCCCCGGCGGCACGCCGTCCCACCCGGCGTTCGCGGCGAACCTGCCCGCGTTCCCCGCCAACCTGCGCAAGCAGCTCAAGGGCACGAACATGCCCGCGCCGCGCGCCATCATGGCGGTGGCGGTGGAGAGCACGCAGGTGGACGTGGACACCGCGTTCACCATCGAATCGCGCTACTTCACGGAGCTCGTCGTCGGCCAGGTCGCGAAGAACATGATCCAGGCGTTCTTCTTCGACATGCAGCACATCAACTCCGGCGGTGGCCGTCCCAAGGGCATCCCGAAGCACACCGCGAAGAAGGTGGGCGTGCTGGGCGCCGGCATGATGGGCGCGGGCATCGCCTACGTGTGCGCCAAGGCCGGCATCGACGTGGTGCTCAAGGACGTGAGCCTCGCCGCCGCGGAGAAGGGCAAGGGCTACTCCGTCAAGCTGGTGGAGAAGGCCGTCTCCAAGGGCTCCGTCACGAAGGAGAAGGGCGACGCGCTCCTGGCGCGCATCACGCCCGCGGAGGACCCCGCCGCGCTCGCGGGCTGCGACCTGGTCATCGAAGCGGTGTTCGAGGACGTGAAGCTCAAGCACAAGGTCTTCCAGGAGATCCAGGGCGTGGTGGCGCCGGACGCGGTGCTGGGGTCCAACACCTCCACGCTGCCCATCACCCTGCTCGCGGAGGGCGTGAACCGGCCGCCGGACTTCGTCGGCATGCACTTCTTCTCCCCCGTGGACAAGATGCCGCTCCTGGAGCTCATCGCCGGCAAGCAGACGAGTGACGCGACGCTGGCGAAGGCCATCGACATCGCGGTGCAGATTGGCAAGACGCCCATCGTCGTCAACGACAGCCGGGGCTTCTTCACCAGCCGCGTCATCGGCACGTTCCTCAACGAGGCCGTCGCCATGGTGGGCGAGGGCATCGCGCCCGCGTCCATCGAGCAGGCGGGACTCCAGGCGGGCTACCCCGCCGCCCCGCTCCAGCTGGTGGACGAATTGACGCTGACGCTGCCCCGGAAGATCCGCCAGGAGACGAAGGCGGCCGTGGAGGCGGCGGGCCAGCCGTGGGTGGACCACGGCAGCTACGCGGTGATGGACGCGATGATCGACCAGCACGGGCGCAAGGGCCGCTCCACGGGCGGCGGGTTCTACGACTACGCGGACGGCAAGCGGACGAACCTGTGGCCGGGGCTGACGCAGCACTACACGAAGCCCGGCCACACCATCCCCTTCGAGGACATGAAGGAGCGGATGCTCTTCGCGGAGGCCATCGACACGGTGCGCTGCCTCGACGAGGGCGTGCTGCGCTCCACCGCGGACGCGAACGTGGGCTCCATCCTGGGCATCGGCTTCCCGCCCTGGACGGGCGGCGTGGTGCAGTACATCAACGGCTACGAAGGCCCGTCCGGCACGGGGCCGCGCGGCTTCGTCACCCGCGCGCGCCAGTTGGCGGAGCGCTACGGGAAGCACTTCCTGCCGCCCGCGTCCCTGGTCGCCAGGGCTGAGCGTGGAGAGCGGCTCGAATAA
- a CDS encoding acetyl-CoA C-acetyltransferase: MSQEAFIFDAVRTPRGKGKKGALHGTKPVSLLVGLVDALKQRHPNLDPKHIDDVVLGVVSPVGDQGADIARTLVLAAGLPETTGGVQLNRFCASGLTAVNMAAQQVRSGWEHLVIAGGVESMSRVPMGSDGGAWAMDPATNYDTYFVPQGISADLIATMEGFTREDVDRYAVRSQERAAHAWKNGYFQKSIVPVVDQNGLIILDRDEHMRPDSTVASLGQLSASFTTMGEMGGFDAVALQKYHAVERIHHVHTPGNSSGIVDGAALVLVGSEKVGKTLGLTPRARIAAVATSGAEPTIMLTGPLPATRKLLDIAGLSAKDIDLFELNEAFASVVLKYQKDLDIPDDKLNVNGGAIAMGHPLGATGAMILGTVVDELERRNARRAVVTLCVGGGMGVATLVERV; encoded by the coding sequence GTGAGCCAGGAAGCATTCATCTTCGACGCCGTCCGTACCCCTCGCGGCAAGGGCAAGAAGGGCGCCCTGCACGGCACCAAGCCGGTGTCGCTGCTCGTCGGCCTGGTGGACGCGCTCAAGCAGCGCCACCCGAACCTGGACCCGAAGCACATCGACGACGTGGTGCTGGGCGTCGTGTCCCCCGTGGGCGACCAGGGCGCGGACATCGCGCGCACGCTGGTGCTGGCCGCGGGCCTGCCGGAGACGACCGGCGGCGTGCAGCTCAACCGCTTCTGTGCCTCCGGCCTGACGGCGGTGAACATGGCCGCGCAGCAGGTGCGCTCCGGCTGGGAGCACCTGGTCATCGCGGGCGGCGTGGAGAGCATGTCCCGCGTCCCCATGGGCTCCGACGGCGGCGCGTGGGCCATGGACCCCGCCACCAACTACGACACCTACTTCGTGCCGCAGGGCATCTCCGCGGACCTCATCGCGACCATGGAGGGCTTCACCCGAGAGGACGTGGACCGCTACGCCGTGCGCTCGCAGGAGCGCGCCGCCCACGCGTGGAAGAACGGCTACTTCCAGAAGTCCATCGTCCCCGTGGTGGACCAGAACGGCCTCATCATCCTGGACCGCGACGAGCACATGCGCCCGGACTCCACCGTGGCCTCGCTGGGCCAGTTGAGCGCGTCCTTCACGACCATGGGTGAGATGGGCGGCTTCGACGCGGTGGCGCTCCAGAAGTACCACGCGGTGGAGCGCATCCATCACGTGCACACGCCGGGCAACTCCTCCGGCATCGTGGACGGCGCGGCGCTGGTGCTGGTGGGTTCGGAGAAGGTGGGCAAGACGCTGGGCCTCACGCCTCGCGCGCGCATCGCCGCCGTGGCCACGTCCGGCGCGGAGCCCACCATCATGCTCACCGGCCCGCTGCCGGCCACCCGCAAGCTGCTGGACATCGCCGGCCTGTCGGCGAAGGACATCGACCTCTTCGAACTCAACGAGGCCTTCGCCTCCGTGGTCCTCAAGTACCAGAAGGACCTGGACATCCCGGACGACAAGCTCAACGTCAACGGCGGCGCCATCGCCATGGGGCACCCGCTGGGCGCCACCGGCGCCATGATCCTTGGAACCGTGGTGGATGAGCTGGAGCGGCGCAACGCGCGCCGCGCGGTCGTCACCCTGTGCGTGGGCGGCGGGATGGGCGTGGCCACCCTCGTCGAGCGCGTCTGA
- a CDS encoding acyl-CoA dehydrogenase family protein: MKKYPLAHLFADTRVLRIFAGANEVVKELVARSL, from the coding sequence TTGAAGAAATACCCCCTCGCCCATCTGTTCGCGGACACCCGCGTCCTGCGAATCTTCGCCGGCGCGAACGAGGTCGTGAAGGAGCTCGTCGCCCGGTCCCTGTAG